GCTGGGTTTATCCAGCCGGATTTTCTGAACCCAGGCGCGAACCAACGTGCGGCACCGCATCCGGTGCCGCACGTTGGTCTCGGGCAGGCGTCCGTGTCGCCCGCACAGCCCGTGGGGGTCGTTGGTCGTCGCACGCGCCGGTGACGGGGAGCCGTCAGTCGTCGCCCGTGTAGCCGTGCGCCGCAGCCGGCTGGAAGTCGGGGTACGCCCGCGCACCGTGCTCGGTGTCGAGGCCGGAGAGCTCCTCCTCCTGGGAGACCCGGAGCCCTACCGTGGCCTTGATGGTGGCAAAGATCAGCAGGCAGACGGCAAAGGCGTATGCGAAGACCGCCGCCGCGCCCAGGGCCTGAATGGCCAGCAGCTGCGGTCCGCCGCCCACCAGCAGTCCCTGAGTCTCGTGGAAGAGGCCCACCGCCAGGGTGCCCCAGAGGCCGGCGAAGCCGTGCACGGGGATGGCGCCCACGGCGTCGTCGATGCGGAACCGCTCCAGCAGGGCCGTGCCGGGGGCCAACAGCATTCCGGCGACGGCGCCGATGAGAATTGACGCTGCAGGCGAGACAAAGGCGCAGCCGGCGGTGATGCCCACCAGGCCGGCCAGGGCGCCGTTGAGCGCCGCCTCCGCCTCCCAGGTGCGGGTGCGCAGGTAGGCGCTGAGCAGCGCGGCCAGGGCGCCGGCGGCGGCCCCCAGATTGGTGGTCACCGCGATCCGCCCGATGTTGGGGTCGGTGGCGGAGAGTGTGCTGCCCGGGTTGAAGCCGAACCAGCCGAACCAGAGGATGAAGACGCCCAGGGCCGCCAGCACCAGGTTGTGGCCCACGATCTTTCGGGGCCTGCCCTGTTTGTCGTACCGGTCGATCCGGGGGCCCAGGAGGAGGAGGCCCGCCAGCGCGGCCCAGGCGCCCACCGAGTGCACGACCGTGGATCCGGCGAAATCCACGAAACCCAGCTGGGCGAGCCAGCCGCCGCCCCAGATCCAGTGGCCGCCCACCGGGTAGACCAGCAGCGTGATGGCCGCGCTGAAGAGCAGGTAGGCTGAGAACTTGGTGCGCTCCGCCATTGCCCCCGAGACGATGGTTGCCGCGGTCCCCGCGAACGTGGTCTGGAACCAGAGGAAGACGAAGAACGGAATCGCCAGGCCCAGGTGGAGGAAGCGGGATTCGGGGGATCCGAAGCCGCCGAGGCCGACCAGCCCGCCGGCGTCAGCCCCGAACATCAGCCCGAAGCCCACCGCCCAGAATGCGATGGAGGCGACGACGAAGTCCATCAGGTTCTTGAGCACGATGTTCACCGCATTCTTGGAGCGAGTGAACCCGGCCTCCACCATCGCGAACCCGGCCTGCATGAAGAAGACCAACGAGGCGGCCACCATGGTCCACGCCGAATCGATCCCCACGGTCCATCCATCCAGGTTCATCGCTCCAGCCCTCCTTCACGCCTGGCGAACGCCAGGATCTCTTTCTTGGCCGAACCCCTCCGGGTCCGGCGGATATGCTGTCACCCGCACACCGGCGGGTGAAACGGGTCCGTGCGGACGCCGAGGTCTGCTACTCCGTAGTCACGCCGGGATCCACCTGCCGGGTGACCGGCCGGATGGCGATGAAGTGCCGGCCGCAGTCCAGCATGAGGCCCATCACCTCGGCCGCCTCCTCCGGCTGCTGCGCCTCCAGCAGGATGCGGTGGTAGGCCGAGAGAAGCTCGGTCAGGTCCTTCTCGCCCTGTTCCCCGACCGGGGTGAGCTGCACGCGGGCGCCCTTCGCGATCCGCCGCCGGAGCGCCTCCCGGTCCAGCCCCAGCTCCGGCTGGAGCCGTACGTAGACCACGCCGCCGGTCATGCCGGAGCAGATCCACGGCCCGGGGTCGCCGAGCACCACGACGCGTCCCTGCGTCATGTACTCGAAGGCGAACCCCTTCAGGTTGGCCCGGGTCCCGATGGAGCCCAGGTCGTCCCGGAGCGGCTCCCGGATCCGGCCGCCGAGGATCAGGTCGGCCCCGGAGAGGCGGATGCCGCAGCGGGCGTCGGCGTCGCCCTGCACCACGAACAGGCCGCGCTGGGCGCCGTAGGCGAAGGACTTGCCCACCGAACCGTTGACCCACTGCCCCCTCTGGTTCCGGTTCTTGAGAATCACCACCCGCCCGCCCAGCATCCCCTTGCCCACGCCGTCCTGCGCGCCGCCCTGCACCCGGACGGAGAGGACGCCGGTGGAGAACGCAGCCAGGCCGTTCCCCGCGATGGAGCCCTCTCCCAGTTCGATGGTCGCAGCGAAGTCGGGGGGCAGGTCGGGGAGGCGGGCGCCTTCCACCGCCGGGCGCACCCGGGCCCGGGCCACATCTCCGGCCAGGGAGGTGCCGATGATCCGGTCGCCGGCGGTGACGCCGGCCTGCCGGTGGCACACCTGGGGCTCCCCTGCCCGGGCGCGGCCCGCGGCCACCGCCGCGATCTCCCGGGTCAGCTCGCTGCGGGCGTACCGCCGCACGGGCGCCCGCTCGGCGGCCGGGACCGCGGGCGCCTCCCACGGCGCGGGCGCCACCAGCTCGGCCAGGTCGACCCTGCCCAGGCCCCGGGCCTGCCAGAGCAGCTCCGCCCGCCCCACCAGGTCCTGGGTGCGGCGGAACCCCAGCTGGGCCGTGAGCTGCCGCACCTCCTCGCCCACGCAGGTGAAGAGCGTCACCAGCCGCTGCACGGCCTCCTCGTAGTGCCGGGGGACGAAGGACTTCAGCCCCTTCGCGCGGGCCTCCGCCAGGCTTTCGATCTGCGTGGCGATGCCCACGTGGCACGTGTCCAGGTGGCAGCCCCGGCAGACGGTGCAGCCGACGGCCACCATCGCCAGCGTGGCGAACCCCACCCGGTTGGCCCCGAGCAACAGCATCTTGACCACATCGAGGCCCGACCGCATGCCCGAATCGGCCCAGATCTCCACCCGGTCCCGGATCCCCGACGCCACCAGGGCGAGGTGCGCCTCCCGCACCCCGATCTCCACCGGCAGGCCGGCGTGGCGCAGGGCGTGCTGACGGGCCGCGCCGGTGCCGCCATCGTAGCCGCAGAGCGCCACCACGTCGGCGCCGGCCTTGGCGACGCCCACCGCGATGGTACCGATCCCGGGCACCACCGGCATCTTCACCACGATTTTCGCCAGCGGATTGACGGTGCGCAGCTCCTCCACCAGCTGGGCCAGGTCCTCGATCGAGTAGATGTCGTGGTTGTTGGAGGGCGAGATGAGGTCGACCCCCGGGGTGGCATTGCGCGCCCGGGCGACCTTGGCGGAGACCTTGGCCCCGGGCAGGTGGCCGCCCTCGCCGGGCTTGGCGCCCTGGCCGATCTTGATCTCGATGAAGCGGCTGCCGTTCAGCATCTCCGCGTGTACCCCGAACCGGCCGGAGGCCACCTGCTGGCCCCGCCACCGCCAGTACCGGCCGACCATGTCGGAAATCTCGCCGCCCTCGCCGTTCATGCAGACGATGTCCAGCCGCCTGGCCGCCTCCGCGTAGGCCCGGAACGCCGTCTCGCCCTGGGAGCCGAACGACATGCCCGAGATGGTGATCGGGTACCGGTAGCCCTCGACGGTGGTGTCCACCTCGGCCGTCAGGGGGCGCTTGCGGCCGTGGGGACGGAAGTCCAGCAGGTGGCGCAGGCAGACCGGGCTCTCCTGTTCCTGTTTCCGGAGCCGGGCCAGGTAGTCGGCGTACTTGCTGCTGTCAGCCGCCGCCTCCCCCGCGGCCTTCCACAGGCGGGGCCAGAAGCGGGGCGTGCGCGGCAGTCTGCCGCTGCACTGGCCGGCGGCCACCTGGTACCGCTCGTGCGCGTCCGCCTTCAGCCGGGCCAGGGAGAGCCCGCCTTGCTCCGAACCCACGAACCCCTCGGCGGCGAAGTACGCGGCCACCTCCGGCCGGAGCCCGATGTGGCTGAAGCACCGGGCATACCCCCGCAGCTCGTGGATGCCCAGGGTGGAGATGACCTTTTCCATCCCCTTCCGGAGGGCGGCGAGCAGGTTGGCCAGCCCTTCCTCCGGCGCGGGGGCGGCTTGGGCCGCCGCCTCCAGCATGAGGTAGGGGTTGACCGCGTCCGCACCCAGCCCCAGGGCGAGCGCCACGTCGTGGAGGGAGCGGAGGGCGCCGGAGCGCAGCACCAGCGAGCACCGGCGTCGCAGGCGTTGCCGGCCATCCGCCCCGTCTGCCGCGTGGAGCGCCCGGTCCACCGCCGAGAGGGAGAGGTGGGGGTCGATCCAGAGCCGGTCTCCGGCGAAGGCGTCGCCGTCGTCCAGGAGCAGCACCTGGGCGCCGGTCCGCACCGCATCCACCGCCGCCGCAGAAAGCCTGGAGAGCGCCTGCGCCAGCGTCTCGGTGGGCCTGAACCAGACGGCGATGCGCCGCACTGCGCCGGGGGCGCCGGCTTCGAACGCAGCCAGCAGGTCGTCGAGCAGCCAGGTGCCGGCGGTGCGGGCCAGCCTCCGGCCGACCGCCCGGGAAACCAGCGGTTCCCCCCGCTCGCCGCCCAGGAGGACCGGGATGCCCAGTTCCACCCGGGTCGCCGCCAGGCTCCGGGCGTCGTCCTCCCCGCGCATCCGGATGGGCGGGCGCACGCCCAGCACGGTGCGGGTGGAGAAGTGCTCGATCTCCCGCTCCCGGTCCAGCGCCGGGTTGGTGACCACCGCCACCGACTCCTTGAAGTAGTCCGCGAGGTTCTGCCGGGTCTCCGCCAGGCAGGCCAGCGGCCCGTCGTAACCCAGGGAGCCGATGGGCTCGGCGCCCGTCCGCGCCATGGCCGCCACCTGTTCCAGATCCTCGACGCTCCACCCCATGGCGGCCATCAGCCGTTCCCGCTCCACGCCTGCAGCGGCGCGTCCGGGCTCCGTTGCCGTTGGTCCGGTGGCCTCCGGCAAGGGCCCCCGGTCGGTCTCCGCCGGGCCTCCGACGGCGATGAAGCGCCTGTGGTTCACCGGATCGGGGAAGCGCTGCCGCGAAAGCTGCAGCACCCGGTCTTGCAGCTCCGTGTAGGTCAGCAACTCGGGCGAGCGGCCTTGCGGCAGCAGAACGCCCACCCGCTCGCCCGGCGCCAGCGGGTGCGGATCTCGCACCAGGTCGAGGCTGCTGACGATGCCGGGCTCGGAGGAGAAGAGGAGGCTCTCTTCGGTTTCCAGGAGCCAGAACGGCCGCAGCCCCAGCGCATCCACCGAGGCCACCAGGGCGTCGCCGCTCCGGGCGGCGATGGCCGCGGGCCCCTGGGCGAACGGGCCCCAGGCCTGCCGGTAGTACATATACAGGTCCTGCAGCGCCGGGGGCATCTGCTTGATCTCCCCGATGATGGGCGGAAAGAGCATCTCCACGGCCTCGAAGAGCGTGATCCCGTGCAGGTGGATCAGCCCTTCGAGGGTGCGGTTCAGGTCCTGCGAGTCGGAGCCGCCGCGGGGGAGCGGGATGCCCACCAGGGGCGCCTGTTCCCGCAGGGCCCGGATGGTGTTGATCTCGCCGTTGTGGCCCAGCACGGAAAACGGCTGAACCCGTTCGAAGGCGGTGGAGGTGTTGGTGGAGTACCGGTTGTGACCCAGGACCGCCCGGGTCTCGCAGCGGGGGTCCCGGAGGTCGGGGTAGTAGGCGGCCAGGACGGCCGCGTTGCCGCGCACCTTGTACACCGCCGTGTCGGGCGAGAAGGAGCAGATGTGCAGGTCCGTCTCCGCCTCCAGGGCCAGCGTCAGGCCAAAGCAGTCCCGGGCGGCCGCCTGCCGGTCGGCTGTGGGCGCCAGCACCGCCACTTGCCAGAACTCCGGCTCATCCTCCCGGGCCCGCGTCCCCAGGGCCTCCCGGTTGACCGCGCCGCTGCGCTGGGCCAGCAGCCGGAAGCCGTCGGCCGCGAGGCGGCGGCAGACCTGCTCCTTCAGGGAGCCGGACCAGTAGGCCTCGCGCCGGGGGATGAAGATGTGGGCCACGGCGAACTGGGGCGCCTCGGCCAGCCGGGGATCCTGCCCGGCCTCGCGGAGGATGGATGCCCACAGCCTTCGCGGGATGTCGATCTGGACCCCGCATCCATCGCCCTCTCCGTCCACGTCGCCCGATCGGTGGACCATGCGGTCCAGGGCCGCCAGCGCGTCCGCCACGACCGCATGCGTCGGGTGTCCGTCCTTGCGCACGGCCGCCATGAGAGCACAGGCGTCGTGCTCGTTCTCCGCCAGGTACCGCCGAATCTCCCGCTCGCTGCGCACGATCCGCACTGTTCTCTCACCCCTTTGGCCGCCTCCTCACCGGGAGCGCAGACAGGCGCTCCGCCATGTGAAAAATGTGATTTGCAGTATAGGGGTGGCATCCACTTACTGTCAATCCGTGATCCGGCATTCCCCCGATACAAGTTCGGAATTGTATCGAATCGAGAATCCAATCAGTGCACGGATGCTCCCGGCCTGCTGCCGCCCCGGAACACGCGGGGCTGCCCCGGGAGAGTCGATCGCTCCCCCGGGGCAGCCCCGTTCGCTGCGGTCCGCCGTTTCTCAAACGAGCACCACCTTGTAGTGCCGGAGCCAGGCCTCGAGCTGGATGAGCCAGGCGAAGTACTGGGGGCCGCTCATCAGCTGGCCGAACCAGGGCAGGTCCGTGGCCTCGTGGTCCTGCCGCGCCAGGGCCCGCACCCGGTCGGCCCGGACGATCTTGTGCAGCCGGCAGGCGGGGTCGTCCAGCAGGGCCAGGACCCGGTCCCGCACGGCGCGGAAGTATTCCGGGTGGTGGGTCTTCGGGAACGGGCTCTTGCGCCGGGTCCGCACCGCTTCGGGCAGCACCCCCCGCAGCGCTTCCCGGAGGATGCCCTTCTCCCGCCCTCCGTAGGTCTTCAGGCGCCAGGGGATGTTCCACACGTACTCGACCAGGAGGTGGTCGCAGAAGGGGACGCGCGCCTCCAGCCCGACCGCCATGGACATGCGGTCGTTGCGGTCCAGGAGCGTGGCCATAAACCAGGCCAAATTGAGGTAGAAGAGTTCCCGGATGCGGGCCTCCTCCGGCTCCTCCCCCGGCAGCCGGGGCACGCGGGCTACGGTGTTGCTGTACCGCTGGGCCACGTAGTCCTCGGCCCGGATCGGCCCCGTGACGCCGGGCTGCAGCAGGGCCGTGCGGGCCTCCAGCGAGCGGATCCAGGGGAAGGTCCGGCCGGTCTCCGGGCCGGGTCGGTGGAACCACGGGTAACCGCCGAACACCTCGTCCGCGCACTCGCCGGAGAGCACCACGGTGGCCCCCTTCTTGATCTCCCGGCAGAACAGGAAAAGCGCGGCGTCGACGTCGGCCATGCCCGGCAGGTCCCGGATGAGCGCCGCCTTCTCCAGCGCGTCCACCAGCTGCGGTGTATCGATGACGACCTCGTGGTGCACCGTGCCTAGGCTCTCGGCCATCGTTCCCGCGTAGGCGCTGTCGGGGTCGGGCTGGAAGGCGTGGGCGCGGAAGTGCCGGTCGTTTTCCGCGTAGTCGATGGACCAGGTGTGCAGGGGCCCCCGCCCTTGGGCCCGGAAGGCCTCGGCGGCGAAGGCGGTGATCGCGCTGGAGTCGAGCCCGCCGGAGAGCAGGGTGGCCACCGGCACGTCGGCCACCAGCTGCCGGCGAACCGCCTCCCGCAGCAGCTCCCGCACCCGCTCGGCCGTCTCCGCCGGGCCGTCGGTGTGGGGCCTGCTTTCCAACTGCCAGTACGGCTGCGTCCGCACGCCCGCGCGGTCGAAGAGGAGCCAGTGGCCGGGCAGCACCTCCCGGACGCCCCGGAACACGCCGTGGCCCGGGGTGCGGGACGGTCCCAGGTAGAGCACCTCGGCCAGCCCCTCTGCGTCCACCTCCGGCTGCACCAGCGGGTGGGCCAGCAGCGCCTTCAGCTCGGAGCCGAACAGGATCGCGCTTCCCATCGTCTTATAAAAGAGAGGTTTCACGCCAAAGCGGTCGCGGGCCAGGAAGAGCTGTTGCCCGGCCTCGTCCCACACCGCGAACGCGTAGATGCCGTTCAGACGGCGGGTGCACTCCGGCCCCCACTCCATGTACGCGACGAGCAGGACCTCGGTGTCCGACTGCGTCGAGAAAGCATGACCGCGGGCGGTGAGCTCCTCTTTCAGCTCCTGCGTGTTGTAGAGTTGCCCGTTGTACACAAGGACATAGGTTCGGTCACCGCGGCTGCGGACCATGGGCTGGGCGCCGCCGACCAGGTCGACCACCGCCAGACGCCGGTGGCCGAAGGCGCAGTGGCCGGAGCACCAGATGCCCCCGGCGTCCGGCCCCCGATCGGCCAGCGGCGCAATCATCGTTTCCAGTACCGGGCCTTCCCGGGAAAGGTCCCTCTTCCAGTCGGCCCAACCGGCTATGCCACACATCTGCGCTGTTCCCTCCGTCTCACCTGAATACTCCATGGTACTCGCCGGCGACAGGGTGCGTCCCTGGCGCCGCCGGCTGCGGGGAACCGGGACCGAGACGGCTCCGGGGCAAAAGGCGCGGTCTGCACGGCTCGCGGGTGACTAGGCTGGGCGGATCCCGGTCGATTCTGGTAATGTAAGGGTGAGGAGGTGGTCTGGGTGGAGGTGGTCGCGCTGGTCGGGCCGGCGGGCAGCGGCAAGAGCCACCGCGCCCAGATCGTGGCGTATCAGAACCAGTGCGAGCTGATCGTCGACGACGGACTGCTCATCGACAAGGACGGGAAGATCCGCGCGGGCACCAGCGCCAAGCGGGAGGAGAACAAGATGGCGGCCGTGCGGCGGGCCATCTTCCTGGATGAGGGCCACCGGGCGGAGGTCCGCTCCGCGCTCTGGTCGCTGAAGCCCAAGAAGGTGCTGGTCCTGGGCACGTCCGACGAGATGATCGTGCGCATCTGCGACGCGCTGGACCTGCCGCACCCCGACCGTACGATCCGCATCGAGGAG
The nucleotide sequence above comes from Symbiobacterium thermophilum IAM 14863. Encoded proteins:
- a CDS encoding ammonium transporter, translated to MNLDGWTVGIDSAWTMVAASLVFFMQAGFAMVEAGFTRSKNAVNIVLKNLMDFVVASIAFWAVGFGLMFGADAGGLVGLGGFGSPESRFLHLGLAIPFFVFLWFQTTFAGTAATIVSGAMAERTKFSAYLLFSAAITLLVYPVGGHWIWGGGWLAQLGFVDFAGSTVVHSVGAWAALAGLLLLGPRIDRYDKQGRPRKIVGHNLVLAALGVFILWFGWFGFNPGSTLSATDPNIGRIAVTTNLGAAAGALAALLSAYLRTRTWEAEAALNGALAGLVGITAGCAFVSPAASILIGAVAGMLLAPGTALLERFRIDDAVGAIPVHGFAGLWGTLAVGLFHETQGLLVGGGPQLLAIQALGAAAVFAYAFAVCLLIFATIKATVGLRVSQEEELSGLDTEHGARAYPDFQPAAAHGYTGDD
- a CDS encoding glutamate synthase-related protein, which encodes MRIVRSEREIRRYLAENEHDACALMAAVRKDGHPTHAVVADALAALDRMVHRSGDVDGEGDGCGVQIDIPRRLWASILREAGQDPRLAEAPQFAVAHIFIPRREAYWSGSLKEQVCRRLAADGFRLLAQRSGAVNREALGTRAREDEPEFWQVAVLAPTADRQAAARDCFGLTLALEAETDLHICSFSPDTAVYKVRGNAAVLAAYYPDLRDPRCETRAVLGHNRYSTNTSTAFERVQPFSVLGHNGEINTIRALREQAPLVGIPLPRGGSDSQDLNRTLEGLIHLHGITLFEAVEMLFPPIIGEIKQMPPALQDLYMYYRQAWGPFAQGPAAIAARSGDALVASVDALGLRPFWLLETEESLLFSSEPGIVSSLDLVRDPHPLAPGERVGVLLPQGRSPELLTYTELQDRVLQLSRQRFPDPVNHRRFIAVGGPAETDRGPLPEATGPTATEPGRAAAGVERERLMAAMGWSVEDLEQVAAMARTGAEPIGSLGYDGPLACLAETRQNLADYFKESVAVVTNPALDREREIEHFSTRTVLGVRPPIRMRGEDDARSLAATRVELGIPVLLGGERGEPLVSRAVGRRLARTAGTWLLDDLLAAFEAGAPGAVRRIAVWFRPTETLAQALSRLSAAAVDAVRTGAQVLLLDDGDAFAGDRLWIDPHLSLSAVDRALHAADGADGRQRLRRRCSLVLRSGALRSLHDVALALGLGADAVNPYLMLEAAAQAAPAPEEGLANLLAALRKGMEKVISTLGIHELRGYARCFSHIGLRPEVAAYFAAEGFVGSEQGGLSLARLKADAHERYQVAAGQCSGRLPRTPRFWPRLWKAAGEAAADSSKYADYLARLRKQEQESPVCLRHLLDFRPHGRKRPLTAEVDTTVEGYRYPITISGMSFGSQGETAFRAYAEAARRLDIVCMNGEGGEISDMVGRYWRWRGQQVASGRFGVHAEMLNGSRFIEIKIGQGAKPGEGGHLPGAKVSAKVARARNATPGVDLISPSNNHDIYSIEDLAQLVEELRTVNPLAKIVVKMPVVPGIGTIAVGVAKAGADVVALCGYDGGTGAARQHALRHAGLPVEIGVREAHLALVASGIRDRVEIWADSGMRSGLDVVKMLLLGANRVGFATLAMVAVGCTVCRGCHLDTCHVGIATQIESLAEARAKGLKSFVPRHYEEAVQRLVTLFTCVGEEVRQLTAQLGFRRTQDLVGRAELLWQARGLGRVDLAELVAPAPWEAPAVPAAERAPVRRYARSELTREIAAVAAGRARAGEPQVCHRQAGVTAGDRIIGTSLAGDVARARVRPAVEGARLPDLPPDFAATIELGEGSIAGNGLAAFSTGVLSVRVQGGAQDGVGKGMLGGRVVILKNRNQRGQWVNGSVGKSFAYGAQRGLFVVQGDADARCGIRLSGADLILGGRIREPLRDDLGSIGTRANLKGFAFEYMTQGRVVVLGDPGPWICSGMTGGVVYVRLQPELGLDREALRRRIAKGARVQLTPVGEQGEKDLTELLSAYHRILLEAQQPEEAAEVMGLMLDCGRHFIAIRPVTRQVDPGVTTE
- the asnB gene encoding asparagine synthase (glutamine-hydrolyzing), which translates into the protein MCGIAGWADWKRDLSREGPVLETMIAPLADRGPDAGGIWCSGHCAFGHRRLAVVDLVGGAQPMVRSRGDRTYVLVYNGQLYNTQELKEELTARGHAFSTQSDTEVLLVAYMEWGPECTRRLNGIYAFAVWDEAGQQLFLARDRFGVKPLFYKTMGSAILFGSELKALLAHPLVQPEVDAEGLAEVLYLGPSRTPGHGVFRGVREVLPGHWLLFDRAGVRTQPYWQLESRPHTDGPAETAERVRELLREAVRRQLVADVPVATLLSGGLDSSAITAFAAEAFRAQGRGPLHTWSIDYAENDRHFRAHAFQPDPDSAYAGTMAESLGTVHHEVVIDTPQLVDALEKAALIRDLPGMADVDAALFLFCREIKKGATVVLSGECADEVFGGYPWFHRPGPETGRTFPWIRSLEARTALLQPGVTGPIRAEDYVAQRYSNTVARVPRLPGEEPEEARIRELFYLNLAWFMATLLDRNDRMSMAVGLEARVPFCDHLLVEYVWNIPWRLKTYGGREKGILREALRGVLPEAVRTRRKSPFPKTHHPEYFRAVRDRVLALLDDPACRLHKIVRADRVRALARQDHEATDLPWFGQLMSGPQYFAWLIQLEAWLRHYKVVLV